The genomic segment cagatggagcacgacccaccagcctctggaggcgtctcctctcagctgtgagggaaaggtatcccttcaaggaagatattttatgtctaccaggcaagtggaccactatggagaagggaatccagtacctgagggaattagccgtacgggaagtgatttatgaggatccagacctcaaacaaacatccacagatccagatgaagtcaagtgtacacgacccatgtggcggaagtttgtacggagtgcaccatcatcatatgccagctcattggcaataatggcctggaaagaggatgaggaacccacagtgggtgaagcggctaaacaactccggcagtacgaagaaagtctctcctcttccttacaggcctgcgtttcagctgtggagaaactttctgaaaaggttcaccaacttgaagagaatctattgtcctccccacctgaaccaaccagtgcccaccgaccaaaggagaacacttgggagaaactttctgaaaaggttcaccaacttgaagagagattattctccttcgcacctgtacaaagcagtgtctcagctgtcaggggtaggcgttcacccacacaaggaagacgatatggtgggtactcaccccgtgccaccctgtggttttacttacgagaccatggagaggacatgagaaagtgggatggaaaatctaccgcgaccctagaggcacgggtacgtgagttgcaaaagaaaacaatcaggaaaaagggattctccgaaaagtttgctgctccaacttccagcagacagtccttcaaacacagaaacgaggaagattctgaccaggattaggggggccctgcctccagccagggggaggaaagggacaatcgagtttattggactgtgtggattcgatggcctggcacatcacgcgcacagaagtataaggctttagtagacaccggtgcacaatgtactataatgccatcgagctataaaggaccagagcccatctatatttgtggagtgacagggggatctcagcagttgactgtattggaggctgaagtgagtctgactgggaatgagtgggaaaagcaccgcattgtgactggtccggatgctccatgtatccttggcatagactatcttagaagaggatactgcaaggacccaaaagggttccggtgggcttttggtattgctgccttagagacagagggcattaaacaattatctaccttgcctggtctctcagaggacccttctgttgtggggttgctgagggtcgaagaacagcaagtgccaattgctaccacaactgtgcaccggcggcaatatcgcaccaaccgagactccctgattcccatccataagctaattcgtcaattggagagccaaggagtgatcagcaagactcattcacctttcaatagtcccatatggccagtgcgaaagtctaatggcgagtggagactaacagtggactatcgcggcctgaacgaagtcacgccaccactgagtgctgcagtgccggacatgctggaacttcagtatgaacttgaatcgaaggcagccaagtggtacgccacaattgatatcgctaatgcatttttctccatccctctagcagcagagtgcaggccacaatttgccttcacttggaggggagtccaatatacctggaataggctgccccaggggtggaaacacagccctaccatttgccatgggctgatccagtctgcactagagcagggggaagctcctgaacacctgcagtacatcgatgacattattgtgtggggtgacacagcagaggaagttttcgagaaagggaagaaaatagtccaaatccttctgaaagccggttttgccataaaacaaaataaagtcaaaggacctgcacgggagatccagtttttaggaataaaatggcaagatggacgtcgtcaaatcccaatggatgtgatcaacaaaataacagctatgtctccaccaactaacaaaaaagaaacacagactttcctaggtgttgtggggttttggagaatgcacatcccaaattacagtctgattgtaaacccactctaccaagtaactcgtaagaagaatgagtttgaatggggccctgaacaacgacaagcctttgaacaaatcaagcaggaaatagtccatgcagtagcccttgggccagttcgaacaggaccagatgtaaagaatgtgctctacactgcagccggggagaacggccccacctggagcctctggcagaaagaacctggggaaactcgaggtcggcctctggggttttggagtcggggatacagaggatctgaggcccgctatactccaactgaaaaggagatattggcagcatatgaaggagttcgatctgcttcggaggtggtcggtactgaagcgcagctcctcctagcaccccgattaccggtactaggctggatgttcaagggaagggtcccctctacgcatcatgcaactgatgctacatggagcaagtgggttgcactgattactcagcgggctcgaataggaaaccccagtcgcccaggaatattggaagtgatcatggactggccagaaggcaaatactttgggatatcatcagaggaggaggtgggtcgtgctgaagaagccccactgtacaaccagttgccagagaatgaaaagaaatatgccctgttcactgatgggtcctgtcgtattgtggggaagcatcggagatggaaggctgctgtatggagtcctacgcgacgagttgcagaagctgctgagggagaaggtgaatcgagtcagtttgcagaagtgaaagccattcagctggctttagacattgctgaacgagaaaaatggccagttctctatctctacaccgattcatggatggtagcaaatgccctgtggggatggttacagcaatggaagcaaaacaactggcagcgtaggggcaaacctatctgggctgctgcattgtggcaagatattgctgctcgggtagagaacctggctgtgaaagtacgccacgtagatgctcatgtgcccaagaatcgggctactgaagaacatcaaaacaaccagcaggtggatcaggctgctaagattgaagtagctcaggtggacctggattggcagcataaaggtgaattatttatagcccgatgggcccatgacacctcaggccatcaaggtagagatgcaacatacagatgggctcgtgatcgaggggtggacttgaccatggacgctatagcacaggttattcatgactgtgaaacatgtgctgcaatcaagcaagccaaacggtcaaagcctctttggtatggaggacgatggctgaaatataaatatggagaggcctggcagattgattacatcacactccctcaaactcgcaatggcaagcgccacgtacttacaatggtggaagcaaccaccggatggctggaaacatatcctgtgcctcatgctaccgcccggaacaccatcctgggccttgaaaagcaagtcctatggcgacatggcaccccagaaagaatagaatcagacaatgggactcacttccgaaacaaccttatagacacttgggccaaagaacacggtattgaatgggtgtatcacatcccctatcatgcaccagcctccgggaaagttgaacgatacaatggcctgttaaagactaccttgaaagcaatgggcgctgggacgttcaaaaactgggatacgcatttggcaaaggccacctggttagtcaatactaggggatctaccaaccgagctggacctgcccaatcaaacctgttacgtactgtagatggggataaagttcctgtagtgcatgtaaaaaatatgctgggtaaaacagtctgggctactcctgcctcaggaaaaggcaaacctattcgtggaattgttttcgctcagggacctggatatacttggtgggtaatgcaaaagaacggagaggtccggtgtgtacctcaaggagatttaatactgggtgagaatagcccatgaactgaattgcaccatgttaaatagtatattatactgtatattatcactaccatgattactataggtgactaattagaatgtatggaaaagagtgtaacctgagcatgacataaatggtatggaataaggggtggatagatgtcctggtttcagttagcacagaattaattttcttcctagtagctggtggaatgctgtgttttggcttagaatgagaagagtgctgataacaccccgatgctttaattgttgcagagcagtgcttatactaagccaaggacatctcagcctttgctctgtcctgccaacgggcaggctggggggtgcagtaagagctgggaggggacagacccaggacaggtgacccaaactagccaaaggggtattccataccatctgacgtcatgctaaacaatatataggggtggctagccggggggagggggccggactgctcggggttaggctgggcatcggtcagcgggtggtgagcaattgcattgtgcatcacttgtttgtacatactattattactttcgtattatcaccattgtatcatcattattattattattattattattttcctgtcttattaaactgtctttatctcaactcacgggcttcactttccatttctctcccccgtcccagagagggaggggggagggtgagcgaacggctgcgtggtgtttagctgccagccgggttaaaccacgacactggGACCtttccagattcccaagactgttgataaacaacaaaaagaggcCTCGTAGTAACATCAGTCAGCTCTTTCAGTatcctgggatgaatcccatcgGGCGCCAGACTTATGTGCATGAAGATGCAGCAGCAAATCCCCAACAAGTTCAGCATCAGCTAGGAACTCATCCAGAAGCCTATAACTTATTGTTAACATATTTTCAAagcctttgttgttgttgttgttatcacCCACAGTACTACCCAGCTTCAACTCCAGTTGAGATTTGGCTGCACATTTTTTTTGCCCTACCATGATAAACAGCATCTCTGAAGCTCTCCTGAGTGGCCCAACCTTGTTTCCAAAGTTCCCAAGCTTTCTTCTTCCACCTAAGTTCCAGGTCAGGCTCAAGTCTGCTCTTCCAGAATCCAaggcagcagctttgctgaTACTTTTTTTCACATATCACTAAAGACCCTATACGATCATCCCCATCAAGTAACAGACCAATGCTTTGTCTCATCCTACATTTGCTCTTTatagagtttttaaaaaaaaaaacacttttattgcCTGTcgcaataaaataaataaatcgtggagacaaataaataaataaataaaaataaataaataaataaataaataaataaataaataaataaaataaatcatggaGATGAATGAGCCTAGAGAGAGGCTTTCCCCGGTGGTCTGGAGAGGCCCCTGCTGGGGACAAGACCCTCGTGCTGGCTGAAGGCCTTGGGCTGGGCACCCACCTGTGATGGGATGgtggtgccagccctgcagagctccccagACACTTGCCCCTATTGCCCCAGGGACAGAACTACTCCCAGAGGGTTATTGCAGCCAGGAACTGGGCACAGGCTGGGGAAGTTGGGCGTAGCCTTaaattttctgcagctctgctgggtgtGGTGAGGGATGTCTATCTTGGTGGGGCTCCCTTGGAGAAGAACCCCTGGGGGCCACCGGCAGTGTCCCAGTGGTGATAAGCACAGGCTCTGCGTCCGGAACaaggcagtgctggctgtggcTCCTTCTGTCTGGGCCCAAGGGGATTCCTTCTCTATCTGTCTGTGGTGCCTGAAGCCCCTTGGTCCCCTCTCTTATGCTCCTATTTCTGCCCCCAGGTCCTGCTCCCGCTACAGCACAGATGGGgctcccctggggctgcagccaccccagcctCACCAGCCATGCCAGGGGCCTCCTGACTTCCCTCGGcactctgcttctcctccagctgggcTCAGGTAGGatcctgtggggctgctgggggctctccTTCCTTAGCCTGGTGGATATGCTGCCATTGGGCAGGGAAGTGGCCATGGGGCAGGGGGGACCCGAGCCCACAGCTCTGCCCCTATtggttttcccttctttttgcttctttcatgcAATACGGGCACTGCCTTGGCTGCCCTTTCTGGCTCTTCTTCTCCTGCCCAAATGCTGCAGAGAGGGCTCCCACTCCCAGcacacctccttctcctgcatGCCCTCCCTCgccctctcctctttctccgGTGGTTTCCCATGGGACACGGGGGACGCAGAATGCACCAACTCACGCACAGCTCGCCCTTTGACACTCACTGCCCCTAAATTTACAATGGCAAAATCTAACCTCCTCTCTGTGCCCTTCTCCAttgcccagcccagctcagagTGGTGGGACCAGGCCACTCTGTCACTGCCACCATGGGGCAGGATgtcgtgctgccctgccacttGTCCCCTCAACGCGATGCTCGCACCTTGGAAATCAGGTGGATCCGGAATGATTTCTCTGAGACAGTGCACCACTACCGCAATGGAGAGGACCTGTACGGGGAGCAGATGGGGACATATGCCGGGAGGACAGAGTTGCTCAGAGATGGTCTCTCTGCTGGAAGCCTGGACTTGCGAATCACGGGGCTGAGACCCTTTGATGATGGCCTGTACGTCTGCACTGTGGGAGATGGTCATGCTTATGACGAAGCCATTGTGGAGCTGGAGGTGTCAGGTTAGTGGCTGCGGTGATGCTGCCAGGGCACAGTTTACGTGTCCTTTAAATGTTTCAGCTGTTTCACAGCATGGAGCATGCCAATGGATGTGGAGGTAATATTTGGGGAGAGAGCTTCCTGGAGGGTTTTGTCAGTTTTCACTGGTGCCTTTGAAGAATGTAATCATAATATGGTGAGGGCActgggcacaggctgctgagcagcaccttCGACTGTGTCAGCAATGGGACCAAACAGCACACAGGGAGAACTGCAGAGTCCTCTGAGCAGCCGgacatctgctttatttttgctttgtctgcTGGGGGAGACCTTAGATGTTGTCTGGATATCTCGGGGCTTCTTGAACCAGGATGGCTTGGTGCAGAGATGCTGCCTGAAGGTCCTGGAACTCGGTACCTGGGTTTTCTGTGTGATTTGGGGCCACTGGAATTGTGCAGCCCTGCTCTCTGGATCCTGCTACAGCTGGAGTGGTTTTGGGGTGAGAGTGAGTGCATGAAGTGTCCAGTCAGACAGCCTCTGGGGCCATGTTTGGCCTGGCTGTGTCTGGCATGGGAGCAGATGGGGTCTTTGTCTTGAAAGGAATCCCTCCCCAAGTCAAGCACCAGCCACACGCTCTTCCCCCAGCCACAGGCACTGACCCCCACCTCTCCCTGGGGGGCTACGAGGACGGAGGCGTCCGGGTGCTGTGTCGATCGGCCGGCTGGTACCCgctgccacagctgctgtggAGGGATGCTCGCGGGCAGCACCTGCCCTCGGTCTCCCAGACACATTCCCAGGACCAGGAGGGGTTCTTTGAAATCGAAGGCGCTGTCATCGTGACCGGGAGCGTGGAGGGGCCCCTGTCCTGCGTGGTCAGGAACAGCCGTCTCCACCAGGAGCGGGAATTTTCCCTGCACATTGCAGGTACAAATGGCACAGCCAGGATGAGGTGTTCCTGGCCCCTGCACTCATCCTGACCCAGGAGAAACCTGGGTCTTGCTCTTCCATCCATGTGCATGTAAACACAGCCCTTTTCCTGGTGCCTTTTCTCAGCTGCCTTCTTCCACAACGCCCAGCCCTGGATGGTGGCTCTGGCTCTGGTCCTCGTGCTTTTGGCTGTGTCCATTGGCCTCGGTGTTTATCTCTATCGAAAGCAAGGTAAGCTGGCAGCGCAGGGATGGAGCGGAGGGAGGTGTTCTGTGGGGACCCCCCTGGGTCtggagcggggctgagcccttgcccagggaggtgcgtaggaggaggaagggaatgtTCTCCTGAGGATGCCAAAGGCCTTCGGATGGTCTTGGGTGGGAGGCCAGGGAGCATGgctgcagcgtggggctggTGGCAAGGCGCAGCCCCCCTGCACATGTTCCCACCCAGCAAccaagctgctctgctcaccaCCTCTTCCTCCGCCTTTGCTTTTCAGCGGCACAGAGCCGAGAGCTGGGTGAGTCCTTGCagtccctgcccccagcccctggggaagtGGTGTCCCTGCGGGAGGGCCTGGTCTGGGTGGGCTCTGCGGGCTTGTGTGCTGGTGGCTcgggggtgctggaggagcagctggagcctggggtgggagtggggagtgctggggctggggctgccctgggtaCAGGACACAGCCAGGATGGCTGAAAGGAACAGGGATcaaggtggggatggggagggagctgcGGTGCTGCCCCGCTCTGCACTGACACTTCTGGGACAGGGACGTCCTCCACCCATGTGCAATCACTTCCCATTGTCTTTTGGTGGCACAGTGCAGAGAGCTGCACAAGTGTCTGTCCTTACTGCTACAAGTCTTGCAAAAAGCTGGGCCTCAGTCCTTGTTAGTCTGGTTGCTACAAGTCTGGGAGCAAGGTGGTCTATGCCCATGGACGAGAGTAAAAATATTTGGGGTCTAGCCACGGTAGCAGCAATGTTGTGAAAGTCTCTCCACTCTGACCATTCATTCCTTTTGCTTTATATAGCAGCCAAAATGGATGCAAAGCTGGGTAAGTCTCCTTCCCCAAAGAGAAGGCATTTGGTGTCTTCCCACAGGCATACTCCCCTCTGACCatacattgcttttctttttctttttctttttctttttctttttctttttctttttctttttctttttctttttctttttctttttctttttctttttctttttctttttctttttctttttctttttctttttctttttcttttccagtgaaacAAGCTGCAGAGATGGGTGAGTGTCCATCCCTAACCTGAAAGAATTTTCTGCATAGACAGTGGGTGAGAAGTTTTTTCCCTCTGATCATGCATTccttatgcttttcttttccagaggaaaaagatgCAAGACTGGGTGagtctctcttcccccccctcAACTGATGGAATTCAGGGTTTTGGTTCGTAGCAGTTATTGATGAGAAGCAGACTCCTCTCATTGATggattgcttttttcttttgtttgtagatgaacaagctgcagagctgggtaaGTCTCATTATCtaaacggaaaaaaaaaaaaaaaaaaaggaaaaagaagaaaaaaaaatgtgtcaaaatGAGAGTTATGGGATCAGAAACTCTGCCTTCTgatcatgttttccttttctcattctATTGC from the Aythya fuligula isolate bAytFul2 chromosome 33, bAytFul2.pri, whole genome shotgun sequence genome contains:
- the LOC116500215 gene encoding butyrophilin subfamily 1 member A1-like, with the protein product MGQDVVLPCHLSPQRDARTLEIRWIRNDFSETVHHYRNGEDLYGEQMGTYAGRTELLRDGLSAGSLDLRITGLRPFDDGLYVCTVGDGHAYDEAIVELEVSATGTDPHLSLGGYEDGGVRVLCRSAGWYPLPQLLWRDARGQHLPSVSQTHSQDQEGFFEIEGAVIVTGSVEGPLSCVVRNSRLHQEREFSLHIAAAFFHNAQPWMVALALVLVLLAVSIGLGVYLYRKQAAQSRELAAKMDAKLVKQAAEMEEKDARLDEQAAELVKVTLDPDTAHPQLVVSQDKSSVRRESEGQQVPDTPERFLYWCCVLGREEFREGRHCWLVEVEGERLKYSGWAMGVARASVERKNCINRSPEEGIWAVLYDEGQLKSLTPPRTPLSLCPDPRRIWVCLDCTQRQVSFINADNGVEIFTFTAASFNGESIRPWFWLRTEGVQLCLRDSTL